A section of the Malania oleifera isolate guangnan ecotype guangnan chromosome 2, ASM2987363v1, whole genome shotgun sequence genome encodes:
- the LOC131148580 gene encoding uncharacterized protein LOC131148580 — MSVTAGVSDAVIAIREKLRGKIGQTKVKRYWPGKAPEWADDADEDGDIRTAQAVALEKAFPRHEDSDVVQKDDPRLRRLAESRIDDREEVRADHRRIRQAEIVLTIEEENRRQEGLDFEEQDEDALEERRRRIREKLLQRQLEEAALLPEEEEEEPEEEEESESEYESDSEEEQTGIAMVKPVFVPKSERDTIAERERLEAEEQALEELMKRRVEERKFETKQIVVEEIRKDEEIQKNLEVDANAADVDTDDEVNEAEEYEAWKAREIARIKRDREDREAMLKEKEEIEKVRNMTEEERREWERKNPKSAPPPKQKWRFMQKYYHKGAFFQSDPDDYAASAGKDGIYTRDFSAPTGEDKMDKTILPKVMQVKHFGRSGRTKWTHLVNEDTTDWNNPWTYNDPQRAKYNAKMAAMDAPIAKPKGSKKLKDWESH, encoded by the exons ATGTCTGTAACGGCGGGTGTTAGTGATGCTGTAATTGCAATTAGGGAAAAGCTAAGGGGTAAAATTGGGCAAACTAAAGTCAAAAGGTACTGGCCTGGAAAAGCACCTGAGTGGGCAGATGATGCTGATGAAGATGGTGATATTAGGACAGCTCAGGCAGTTGCCTTGGAGAAAGCTTTTCCTAGACATGAAGATTCAGATGTGGTCCAAAAAGATGATCCTAGGTTGCGCCGTTTGGCTGAGAGTAGGATAGATGACCGTGAAGAAGTAAGAGCAGATCACCGGCGCATCCGACAAGCTGAGATTGTTTTGACAATAGAAGAGGAAAACAGAAGGCAGGAAGGGCTAGATTTTGAGGAACAGGATGAAGATGCTTtggaggaaagaagaagaagaatcaggGAGAAATTGCTCCAGAGACAACTAGAGGAAGCTGCACTCCTTccggaagaagaagaggaggagccAGAGGAAGAAGAGGAATCGGAATCTGAGTATGAATCTGATTCTGAAGAAGAACAAACAGGTATAGCAATGGTTAAACCTGTTTTTGTTCCCAAGTCAGAGCGAGACACCATAGCGGAGCGTGAACGGCTTGAAGCAGAAGAACAGGCCCTTGAGGAATTGATGAAGAGGAGAGTGGAAGAGAGAAAATTTGAGACAAAACAAATAGTGGTTGAAGAAATTCGGAAAGACGAAGAAATTCAGAAGAATTTGGAAGTGGATGCAAATGCAGCTGATGTGGATACTGATGACGAAGTTAATGAGGCAGAGGAGTATGAAGCTTGGAAGGCCAGAGAGATTGCAAGAATCAAGAGGGACAGGGAGGACCGAGAGGCAATGTTGAAGGAGAAGGAAGAGATTGAGAAGGTTAGGAATATGACagaggaagagaggagagagtggGAAAGGAAGAATCCAAAATCAGCTCCCCCACCAAAGCAGAAATGGAGGTTCATGCAGAAATATTACCACAAAGGTGCTTTCTTCCAGTCAGATCCCGATGATTATGCTGCAAGTGCTGGAAAAGATGGTATTTATACTCGTGATTTCTCTGCCCCTACTGGAGAAGATAAGATGGACAAGACCATATTGCCTAAGGTTATGCAGGTCAAGCACTTCGGTCGTAGTGGAAGGACAAAATGGACTCATCTTGTCAATGAGGATACTACAGATTGGAACAACCC GTGGACGTATAACGATCCTCAACGAGCAAAGTACAATGCGAAAATGGCCGCAATGGATGCGCCTATAGCAAAGCCCAAAGGGAGCAAGAAACTGAAGGATTGGGAGTCTCACTGA